The following are from one region of the Oncorhynchus nerka isolate Pitt River linkage group LG8, Oner_Uvic_2.0, whole genome shotgun sequence genome:
- the LOC115132922 gene encoding uncharacterized protein LOC115132922 yields the protein MSLRGFGNSYLENEEEEEEEENYEQSTSSQSASARGSHVEWQLYEGQKWLSIGNDHVIETHYCQPGAKGMNIYPSHMGQVYIDFDQIEAQNAAMGVRRLTFLPQGQNEDIGWYFKDNLIWREYGSLGPGQGSSSVSSGDVERQYILRPQGTFHFTVGRNSYTLDFTAMTQTNSATRVQRNVRRRPKFNSVVSGNGSVSIAQSAPTVIASPPPSAGYTWEFMGEEGVWIEYQTPSCSMESAGIERRYQQNPKGQIRFKAGRYSYTLDFSGMCQTNVHIGTKRIVRRTQCEAQQTSSGGLGLRSRWQFQDVDGSWKDFAKRSDTCSVSSQDIEAQYQQNPNGTMNFTTRRFSYQLDFSALTQRNLSTQTTRSVRRLN from the exons A TGTCATTACGTGGGTTTGGCAATAGTTATCTG GaaaatgaggaagaggaggaggaggaagagaactaTGAGCAGAGCACTTCTAGTCAGTCTGCCTCGG CCAGGGGGAGCCACGTTGAGTGGCAGCTGTATGAAGGACAGAAATGGCTTAGTATTGGCAATGACCATGTGATCGAGACCCACTACTGCCAGCCTGGGGCCAAAGGAATGAACATCTACCCATCACACATGGG GCAGGTCTATATAGATTTTGATCAGATTGAGGCTCAAAATGCTGCCATGGGTGTACGGCGACTCACGTTCCTACCTCAGGGTCAAAATGAAGACATCGGGTGGTATTTCAAAGACAATCTGATATGGCGTGAATACGGTTCTTTG GGTCCAGGTCAGGGCTCGTCCTCAGTCAGTAGTGGTGATGTGGAACGACAGTACATCCTCAGACCTCAGGGGACCTTCCACTTCACTGTGGGGAGGAACAGCTACACGTTAGACTTCACAG CTATGACACAGACCAATTCAGCCACCCGGGTACAGAGAAACGTCCGGCGGCGTCCAAAGTTCAACTCCGTCGTCTCAGGGAATGGCAG CGTGTCCATTGCCCAATCAGCCCCCACCGTAATTGCCTCACCACCTCCCTCTGCTGGCTACACCTGGGAGTTCATGGGTGAGGAGGGAGTGTGGATAGAATACCAGACTCCA AGTTGCTCAATGGAGAGTGCTGGGATTGAGAGACGCTACCAGCAGAACCCTAAGGGACAGATACGCTTCAAAGCTGGGAGATATTCCTACACCCTCGACTTCTCAG GCATGTGTCAGACCAACGTTCACATCGGGACCAAAAGAATTGTGAGGAGAACTCAATGTGAAGCTCAACAAACAAGCAG TGGAGGATTGGGTTTACGGTCCCGTTGGCAGTTTCAAGACGTGGACGGAAGCTGGAAAGACTTTGCCAAA AGGAGCGACACCTGCAGTGTATCCAGCCAGGACATTGAAGCACAGTACCAGCAGAACCCAAATGGAACTATGAACTTCACTACCAGGAGATTCAGCTATCAACTGGACTTCTCAG CCCTGACCCAAAGAAACCTGTCCACTCAGACCACCCGATCTGTTCGACGCCTGAACTAA